One region of Vibrio pelagius genomic DNA includes:
- a CDS encoding YggN family protein has protein sequence MKKNVLIASLSLVLAAASVPVYAAQCRVDLKNELRIDQQTVEIHQTNGDTAVLDGNELYIHGEKVELDADQQAAIERYRESMSEYLPQAKAMAKEGLALANDVIDDIAVSLDAPEAFDNVKKSMSDFFAEMEARYYKDGDLVLPAESFESMANGWSADFDKAMEIFNEEFISSAFNAMSEKMKQEGGLNLTEMADSMSELKLKIEERFKEHSQQVEKEAEAFCDSLDEMAEQEKSLHEKIPNLKDYQVFTI, from the coding sequence ATGAAAAAGAACGTATTAATTGCATCACTATCCTTGGTGTTGGCCGCAGCGAGTGTTCCTGTGTATGCGGCTCAGTGTCGTGTAGACCTGAAAAATGAACTGAGAATTGATCAGCAGACAGTTGAAATCCACCAAACCAATGGCGATACGGCCGTACTTGATGGTAACGAGCTCTATATTCATGGTGAAAAGGTTGAGCTCGATGCAGATCAGCAAGCGGCGATTGAACGCTACCGTGAAAGCATGAGTGAATACTTACCTCAAGCCAAGGCAATGGCGAAAGAGGGATTAGCATTGGCAAACGATGTTATCGACGACATTGCAGTGAGTTTGGATGCGCCAGAAGCGTTTGATAACGTTAAAAAATCAATGAGTGACTTCTTTGCTGAGATGGAAGCTCGTTACTATAAAGATGGTGACTTGGTGCTTCCGGCTGAGAGCTTCGAGTCGATGGCTAATGGCTGGAGTGCAGACTTCGATAAGGCGATGGAGATCTTTAACGAAGAGTTTATCTCAAGCGCTTTTAATGCCATGTCTGAAAAAATGAAGCAAGAGGGCGGTCTTAACTTAACTGAGATGGCGGACAGTATGTCTGAACTGAAGTTGAAAATTGAAGAGCGTTTTAAAGAGCACTCACAACAGGTAGAGAAAGAAGCGGAAGCATTTTGTGACTCACTTGATGAGATGGCTGAGCAAGAAAAATCGTTGCATGAAAAGATCCCGAATTTGAAGGACTACCAAGTGTTCACTATTTAG
- a CDS encoding sodium-dependent transporter gives MNQQSSSSRELFSSRLGFILAAAGAAVGLGNIWGFPTQVASNGGGAFLLVYLVLIFVVAFPMLVVEMAIGRHGQANPVDSMRSLTSNPLAKKVGALTGWIGLSVPSAVLGFYSIVGGWLICFLFGAIADVLGLVEIAAWFKGFSVERNVFGTVLFYVLTILIVQGGIKQGIEKWSTRLMPALFVLFALLFVYIMTQQGAVEGLKHYLVPDFEKVWDRKLILAAMGQGFFSLTIGGCSMLIYGSYLSKKENLPKMAMNVTLVDTAVAFIAGLVVMPAMFVAMQKGVQIYAEDGSLLSSDTLVFTVLPLMFDSLGFLGQIFAIVFFLLLTIAALTSSISMLEAPVSLVSERFNTARTPTSWVIGALIALFSIVIVYNFGTLFGLVAMIATQYLQPIAALMFCLFGGWVWSRASKVKELEQGCPDFQLGWFGKVWPAYVKFVCPVLVVTVIWASFG, from the coding sequence ATGAACCAACAATCTTCTTCATCAAGAGAGCTGTTTAGCTCTCGTTTAGGCTTCATTTTGGCGGCAGCAGGCGCTGCAGTTGGCCTTGGAAACATTTGGGGTTTCCCAACACAAGTCGCGAGTAATGGTGGCGGCGCGTTCCTGTTAGTGTATTTGGTGCTGATCTTTGTGGTCGCATTCCCAATGCTGGTGGTTGAAATGGCGATTGGTCGTCATGGTCAAGCTAACCCAGTGGATAGTATGCGCTCACTAACGTCGAACCCACTGGCGAAAAAAGTCGGTGCACTGACCGGCTGGATTGGTTTAAGTGTACCAAGTGCTGTATTAGGCTTTTACAGCATTGTTGGTGGTTGGTTGATCTGCTTCCTATTTGGCGCGATTGCTGATGTGTTGGGCTTGGTTGAGATTGCAGCGTGGTTCAAAGGTTTTAGTGTAGAGCGCAATGTCTTTGGTACTGTTCTGTTTTACGTGCTGACAATCTTGATTGTACAAGGTGGCATCAAGCAAGGTATTGAAAAATGGTCGACCCGTTTAATGCCAGCGCTGTTCGTTCTGTTCGCACTTTTGTTCGTTTACATCATGACTCAACAAGGTGCAGTAGAAGGACTTAAGCACTACCTTGTACCTGATTTTGAAAAGGTATGGGATAGAAAACTGATTTTAGCGGCCATGGGACAAGGCTTCTTCTCATTGACCATTGGTGGCTGTTCAATGCTGATCTATGGCTCTTACTTAAGTAAGAAAGAGAACTTACCGAAGATGGCGATGAACGTAACCTTAGTGGATACCGCTGTTGCCTTCATTGCAGGTCTTGTGGTGATGCCAGCGATGTTTGTTGCGATGCAGAAGGGCGTACAAATCTACGCTGAAGATGGTTCATTGCTGAGCTCAGATACACTGGTATTTACGGTATTGCCTTTGATGTTCGATAGCTTAGGCTTCCTAGGTCAGATCTTTGCGATTGTCTTTTTCCTACTACTGACTATTGCTGCGCTGACCTCTTCTATTTCGATGCTAGAGGCTCCCGTTTCTCTTGTGAGTGAGCGCTTTAACACGGCTCGTACACCGACAAGTTGGGTTATCGGTGCTTTAATCGCGCTGTTCAGCATCGTTATCGTTTACAACTTTGGTACTCTGTTTGGCCTAGTGGCTATGATTGCTACTCAGTACCTACAACCTATTGCTGCATTGATGTTCTGTCTGTTTGGTGGTTGGGTATGGAGTCGTGCGTCTAAGGTAAAAGAGCTAGAGCAGGGCTGTCCTGACTTCCAATTAGGCTGGTTTGGTAAAGTATGGCCTGCATACGTCAAATTTGTATGCCCTGTACTGGTAGTAACGGTTATCTGGGCATCTTTCGGCTAG
- the lipA gene encoding lipoyl synthase: MSKPIQMEKGVKYRDADKMALIPVKNMPTEQKEILRKPDWMKIKLPADSQRIQDIKSAMRKNNLHSVCEEASCPNLAECFNHGTATFMILGAICTRRCPFCDVAHGRPVAPEAEEPQKLAKTIQDMKLKYVVITSVDRDDLRDGGAKHFADCNREIRALNPNIRIETLVPDFRGRMDVALELLKDNPPDVFNHNLETAPRLYRKARPGANYKWSLNLLKKFKEQHPDVPTKSGVMMGLGETKEEIIQVLKDLREHGVTMLTLGQYLAPSRHHLPVERYVPPSEFDELKEIALELGFTHAACGPFVRSSYHADLQAQGMEIK, encoded by the coding sequence ATGAGCAAACCAATCCAAATGGAAAAAGGCGTTAAATACCGCGACGCCGATAAAATGGCATTGATTCCAGTAAAGAACATGCCTACCGAGCAGAAAGAGATCCTGCGCAAGCCGGACTGGATGAAGATCAAGCTGCCTGCTGATAGCCAGCGCATCCAAGACATCAAATCTGCAATGCGCAAGAACAACCTTCACTCGGTATGTGAAGAAGCGTCTTGTCCGAACCTGGCTGAGTGTTTTAACCACGGTACGGCAACCTTCATGATTCTTGGTGCTATCTGTACTCGTCGTTGCCCTTTCTGTGACGTAGCCCATGGACGCCCAGTCGCGCCTGAAGCGGAAGAGCCTCAGAAGCTAGCAAAAACCATCCAAGACATGAAACTGAAGTACGTGGTTATTACTTCCGTTGACCGTGATGATCTGCGTGATGGTGGTGCAAAACACTTTGCAGACTGTAACCGTGAGATCCGTGCACTAAACCCAAATATTCGTATCGAAACTCTGGTTCCTGACTTCCGTGGTCGTATGGACGTGGCGCTTGAACTACTAAAAGACAACCCGCCAGATGTATTTAACCACAACCTAGAGACAGCACCTCGCCTATACCGTAAAGCGCGTCCAGGTGCGAACTACAAGTGGTCATTGAACCTACTGAAGAAGTTTAAAGAGCAGCACCCAGACGTCCCAACAAAGTCGGGCGTAATGATGGGTCTTGGTGAAACAAAAGAAGAGATCATTCAGGTACTGAAAGATCTACGTGAACATGGCGTGACAATGCTGACTCTAGGCCAATACCTAGCACCTAGCCGTCACCACTTGCCAGTTGAGCGTTACGTGCCACCATCTGAGTTTGATGAACTGAAAGAGATCGCTCTAGAGCTTGGCTTTACACACGCGGCGTGTGGCCCGTTCGTTCGCTCTTCTTACCACGCGGATCTACAAGCACAAGGTATGGAAATTAAGTAA
- the lipB gene encoding lipoyl(octanoyl) transferase LipB, whose amino-acid sequence MQNKLIVKKLGRQDYEPVWKAMHEFTDTRTEEDVDQIWLVEHNPVFTQGQAGKAEHVLNAGDIPVIQSDRGGQVTYHGPGQLVAYFLINIRRKKFGVRDLVTHIENLVINTLKAYNIESAARPDAPGVYVDGKKICSLGLRIRRGCSFHGLALNVDMDLSPFLRINPCGYQGMEMAQVSQLGGPSDLEIVEQQLIQELVELLGYDQVDIQANRNTTAEA is encoded by the coding sequence TTGCAAAATAAGCTAATCGTCAAAAAATTAGGTCGCCAGGATTATGAACCCGTATGGAAGGCCATGCATGAGTTCACCGATACACGCACAGAAGAAGACGTTGACCAAATTTGGTTAGTCGAGCACAACCCAGTCTTCACTCAAGGGCAAGCAGGCAAAGCAGAGCATGTACTTAATGCTGGCGACATCCCTGTCATTCAAAGTGATCGCGGCGGACAAGTCACCTATCATGGCCCGGGCCAGTTGGTAGCTTACTTCTTGATCAACATTCGTCGTAAAAAGTTTGGAGTGCGAGATCTAGTTACTCACATCGAGAACCTCGTAATCAACACTCTGAAAGCATACAATATCGAATCAGCTGCACGACCTGACGCTCCGGGTGTTTATGTCGATGGCAAAAAGATATGTTCTCTAGGACTGCGTATTCGACGTGGCTGCTCTTTTCATGGGCTAGCACTCAATGTCGATATGGACCTGTCACCATTCCTTCGTATCAACCCTTGTGGTTACCAAGGTATGGAAATGGCTCAAGTTAGCCAACTAGGTGGTCCTTCGGATCTAGAGATCGTTGAGCAACAGCTAATACAAGAGCTTGTCGAATTACTTGGTTATGACCAAGTAGACATTCAAGCCAACCGTAACACTACAGCAGAAGCATAA
- the ybeD gene encoding DUF493 family protein YbeD, with the protein MMNINSDAKLKDLLEFPCSFTYKVMGYAKPELPELVLEVIQRHAPGDYSPTVKPSAKGNYHSVSINITATSIEQVETLYKELGEIDIVRMVL; encoded by the coding sequence ATCATGAACATCAATTCTGATGCAAAACTTAAAGACCTTTTAGAGTTCCCTTGTTCTTTTACTTACAAGGTTATGGGTTACGCGAAGCCAGAACTGCCTGAACTTGTACTGGAAGTGATCCAGCGCCACGCTCCTGGTGACTACAGCCCAACAGTGAAACCAAGTGCAAAGGGTAACTACCACTCTGTTTCGATCAACATTACAGCAACGTCGATTGAGCAAGTAGAAACACTTTACAAAGAGCTTGGCGAGATCGATATCGTACGTATGGTTCTGTAA
- a CDS encoding serine hydrolase, which produces MNKSNKLIKSIFATSVALSATLASSSFAAPIVVPDAPQIAAKGFVLMDYHSGKVLAEKEMNTQLSPASLTKMMTSYVIGQELERGNINLNDDVVISENAWAKNFPDSSKMFVEVGTTVKVEDLNRGIIIQSGNDACVAMAEHIAGSEDAFVDLMNAWASSIGMKDTHFANVHGLDNPNLYSTPYDMALLGQALIRDVPEEYRIYSEKKFTYNGITQYNRNGLLWDKSMNVDGIKTGHTSNAGYSLVSSATEGKMRLVAVVMGTKNANARKTESKKLLSYGFRFFETVAPHNAGETFVEEKIWMGSKDTVALGVDEDTFVTLPRGQAKNLKASFVLEKELEAPISKGDQVGKLFYQIDGQDVAEYPLLALEDVEQGSLFSRLWDYLVLLFKGLF; this is translated from the coding sequence ATGAATAAATCTAACAAACTTATCAAATCGATTTTTGCTACTTCTGTTGCGCTGTCTGCAACGCTAGCTTCTTCGTCATTCGCCGCGCCTATCGTTGTTCCAGACGCACCACAAATTGCTGCTAAAGGCTTTGTCCTAATGGATTACCATTCAGGCAAAGTATTGGCAGAAAAAGAGATGAACACTCAGCTTTCCCCAGCAAGCTTGACCAAAATGATGACCAGCTATGTTATCGGTCAAGAACTTGAACGTGGCAACATCAACCTTAATGACGACGTTGTAATCAGCGAAAACGCTTGGGCGAAGAATTTCCCAGACTCTTCAAAGATGTTTGTTGAAGTGGGTACCACGGTAAAAGTTGAAGATCTTAACCGCGGTATCATCATCCAATCGGGTAACGATGCATGTGTCGCCATGGCAGAACACATTGCTGGTTCAGAGGATGCGTTCGTTGATCTAATGAACGCGTGGGCAAGCTCTATCGGCATGAAAGACACGCACTTTGCGAACGTACACGGCCTCGATAACCCGAACCTATATTCAACGCCTTACGATATGGCATTACTAGGTCAAGCACTTATTCGTGACGTTCCTGAAGAGTACCGCATCTACTCTGAGAAAAAATTCACTTACAACGGCATTACTCAATACAACCGTAACGGCCTGTTGTGGGATAAGAGCATGAATGTGGATGGCATCAAAACTGGTCACACAAGTAATGCAGGTTACAGCCTAGTAAGCTCAGCAACTGAAGGTAAGATGCGCCTGGTTGCTGTTGTAATGGGCACCAAGAATGCTAACGCTCGCAAAACAGAGAGCAAAAAGCTACTTAGCTACGGCTTCCGCTTCTTTGAAACAGTTGCACCACACAACGCTGGTGAAACGTTCGTTGAAGAGAAAATTTGGATGGGCAGCAAAGACACAGTTGCTCTAGGAGTCGATGAAGACACATTCGTAACCCTTCCTCGCGGCCAAGCGAAGAACCTAAAAGCGAGCTTTGTTCTAGAAAAAGAACTTGAAGCACCGATTAGCAAGGGCGACCAAGTTGGTAAACTCTTCTATCAGATCGATGGGCAAGACGTGGCTGAATACCCACTACTGGCACTAGAAGATGTCGAGCAAGGCAGCCTATTTAGCCGTCTATGGGACTACCTAGTTCTTCTGTTCAAAGGTTTATTCTAA
- a CDS encoding septal ring lytic transglycosylase RlpA family protein, producing the protein MLVGSLVVLINGCSSQPDSQSGRYDINDDIAPDAPISVEHLEDAHPKYEPYSLGGNSDYTLRGADYKIVRDSKGFTEKGKASWYGKKFHGHLTSNGEVYDMYSMSAAHKTLPIPSYVKVTNTDNNKSTIVRVNDRGPFHEGRIIDLSYAAAYKLDVIRTGTANVEIEVITVDIPTDEKKKAALPQYIIQVATSQHQDRSEKLASELSRKLSVKTFLQPVDDKYRLMLGPFHDYALTQEKLEQVKLMGYPSAYIKKHTLTR; encoded by the coding sequence ATGTTAGTTGGGAGCTTAGTCGTGCTGATCAACGGTTGTTCATCACAACCAGATTCACAATCGGGTCGCTACGACATTAACGATGACATCGCCCCTGATGCACCCATTTCAGTTGAGCATTTAGAAGATGCACATCCAAAATATGAACCTTACAGCCTAGGGGGTAACAGTGATTACACCCTGCGTGGTGCAGACTATAAAATCGTTCGCGATAGCAAAGGATTCACAGAGAAAGGCAAAGCATCTTGGTATGGCAAGAAGTTTCACGGGCACTTGACTTCTAATGGTGAAGTGTACGACATGTACTCAATGTCCGCTGCGCACAAGACACTGCCAATTCCAAGCTATGTGAAAGTGACCAATACCGACAATAATAAGAGCACCATTGTTCGCGTTAATGACCGTGGCCCTTTTCATGAGGGTCGCATCATTGATTTAAGCTACGCAGCTGCATACAAATTAGACGTGATTCGTACCGGGACGGCTAATGTCGAAATTGAAGTGATAACCGTTGATATCCCAACCGACGAAAAGAAGAAAGCGGCACTACCACAATATATTATTCAAGTTGCGACTTCCCAGCATCAAGATCGCAGTGAAAAACTCGCGAGTGAACTGAGCCGAAAACTATCGGTCAAAACTTTTCTTCAGCCAGTAGATGACAAATACCGACTGATGCTTGGGCCATTTCATGACTATGCTCTGACTCAAGAAAAATTAGAACAGGTTAAGCTTATGGGTTACCCGTCAGCTTATATAAAGAAGCACACCTTAACTCGCTAG
- the rodA gene encoding rod shape-determining protein RodA: MKLDLSTGQNRALFERFHIDLPLLLGILVLMGFALLIMYSASGQSLAMMDRQAMRMALSLGVMIFLAQISPRTYETLAPVLFIGGVILLLGVLFFGEASKGAQRWLNFGFVRFQPSELLKLAVPLMLARYIGKRSLPPTFQTLVISLVMVFVPTILIAKQPDLGTSILIAASGIFVIFLAGISWKIIASAAVALGAFIPILWFFLMREYQKVRVRTLFDPESDPLGAGYHIIQSKIAIGSGGISGKGWLQGTQSQLEFIPERHTDFIFAVIAEEWGMIGILFLLAIYLFIIGRGLILASQAQTAFGRMMGGSIVLSFFVYIFVNIGMVSGILPVVGVPLPLVSYGGTSMVTLMAGFGILMSIHTHRKAFSKAT; this comes from the coding sequence ATGAAACTCGATCTCTCTACTGGTCAAAATCGCGCCCTATTTGAGCGATTCCATATTGATTTGCCGCTTCTGCTTGGCATCTTAGTATTAATGGGGTTTGCGTTGCTGATAATGTACAGCGCAAGCGGTCAAAGTTTGGCGATGATGGATCGTCAAGCGATGCGTATGGCGTTATCACTTGGCGTAATGATCTTCCTCGCACAGATCTCCCCGCGCACCTATGAGACATTGGCTCCGGTGCTGTTTATTGGCGGTGTGATATTGCTACTCGGCGTGCTGTTCTTTGGTGAAGCCTCCAAGGGAGCTCAGCGCTGGTTGAATTTCGGATTTGTTCGCTTCCAACCTTCGGAGCTACTTAAGCTCGCTGTACCACTGATGCTAGCTCGTTACATTGGTAAGCGTTCACTCCCCCCGACATTTCAAACGCTAGTCATCTCATTGGTAATGGTATTTGTACCCACCATTCTTATCGCCAAGCAGCCCGATTTAGGAACGTCAATCTTGATTGCGGCGTCTGGTATTTTCGTGATTTTCTTGGCGGGTATCAGTTGGAAAATCATCGCGAGTGCAGCGGTAGCTTTGGGTGCGTTTATCCCAATTCTGTGGTTCTTCTTAATGCGCGAATACCAAAAGGTTCGTGTACGTACTCTGTTTGATCCAGAATCCGATCCACTCGGTGCGGGCTACCATATTATTCAAAGTAAGATTGCGATTGGCTCTGGCGGTATCTCAGGTAAAGGTTGGCTACAAGGGACTCAATCTCAGCTGGAGTTTATTCCGGAGCGTCATACCGACTTTATCTTTGCGGTCATTGCCGAGGAATGGGGCATGATCGGTATTCTATTTCTTCTTGCTATCTATCTGTTCATTATTGGCCGCGGTCTGATTCTCGCAAGCCAAGCTCAAACCGCGTTTGGGCGAATGATGGGCGGTAGTATTGTTTTAAGCTTCTTCGTTTATATTTTTGTAAACATTGGTATGGTTAGTGGCATTCTACCCGTGGTAGGTGTACCTCTACCTCTTGTTAGTTATGGGGGTACTTCGATGGTTACATTGATGGCTGGTTTTGGTATTTTGATGTCAATCCACACTCACCGCAAAGCATTCTCAAAGGCGACGTAA
- the mrdA gene encoding penicillin-binding protein 2: MLRKRSQIRDYKEEARLFASRAFIAFIGIVIMMGILVANLYNIQVNQYQDYKTRSNDNRIKVVPIAPTRGLIYDRNGVLLAENRPVFDLEITPEKIKDMDDTIKRLQELLEISPERVERFNRDRRNTRRFKSVPILNQLTEDQVAVFSVNQHKFPGVEVTGTLKRFYPYGDVLTHVIGYVSRINDRDMRRLVREEKDANYQATRDIGKLGIERYYEDILHGTAGYQEVEVNSRGRVIRTLKFVPAIPGKDIVLNLDIDLQLYVHKLLDGRRGSAVVLDPKDNGVLAMVSSPSYDPNAFVHGISSKGYNALLNDKNRPLVNRATLGIYPPASTIKPFIAVAALQEGVITPNTTRNDPGYWKIPNSKTKPFRDWLRWGHGTVDIVKAIEESVDTFFYQIAFDMGIDRLSRWMMMFGFGDYTGIDIHEESKANMPTRDWKMARHRVPWYQGDTIPVGIGQGYWTATPMQIAKATSVLVHEGEVIAPHLLRATIENGQPLETQSLSDIETYPPITGVKQRFWDIGKEGMKLVNHGRKGTARRSFQGMSYLTAGKSGTAQVFGLKEDEEYNADEIAEHLRDHALFTGFAPLDDPKAIVTIVLENAGGGSSNGGPVVRRIFDHIVLGDEYKSKATQ; encoded by the coding sequence ATGTTACGTAAACGTAGCCAAATCCGTGATTACAAAGAAGAAGCACGACTATTTGCTAGTCGTGCTTTTATTGCGTTTATAGGCATTGTAATCATGATGGGCATTTTGGTTGCCAACCTGTACAACATTCAGGTCAACCAATATCAAGACTATAAAACCCGCTCGAACGACAACCGTATCAAAGTTGTTCCTATCGCACCGACTCGCGGCCTAATCTATGACCGAAATGGTGTATTACTGGCGGAAAACCGTCCAGTATTCGACCTGGAGATCACTCCTGAAAAAATTAAGGACATGGATGACACCATTAAGCGTCTCCAAGAACTTTTAGAAATCAGCCCAGAGCGCGTCGAAAGATTCAATCGCGATCGCCGCAATACGCGTCGTTTCAAGTCCGTTCCTATCCTCAACCAACTCACTGAAGATCAAGTGGCGGTATTCTCTGTAAACCAGCACAAGTTCCCAGGTGTCGAGGTGACAGGTACTCTCAAGCGTTTTTACCCATATGGTGATGTACTGACACACGTGATTGGCTACGTATCACGCATTAATGACCGCGATATGCGACGTCTGGTTCGTGAAGAGAAAGACGCGAACTATCAAGCGACCCGCGACATCGGTAAGTTGGGTATCGAGCGCTATTACGAAGACATACTACATGGTACAGCCGGCTACCAAGAGGTTGAAGTTAACAGCCGTGGGCGTGTTATTCGTACATTAAAATTTGTACCCGCGATTCCAGGCAAAGACATCGTATTGAACCTCGATATTGACCTTCAACTTTACGTACACAAATTACTCGATGGACGTCGCGGCTCAGCCGTTGTACTCGATCCAAAAGACAACGGGGTACTCGCTATGGTCTCTAGCCCGAGCTATGACCCAAATGCCTTTGTGCACGGTATCTCGTCCAAAGGTTACAACGCCCTGCTCAACGACAAAAACCGTCCACTCGTAAACCGAGCGACTCTGGGTATCTACCCACCAGCATCAACGATTAAACCTTTCATCGCAGTAGCCGCGTTGCAAGAAGGTGTGATCACACCAAACACTACCCGTAACGACCCGGGGTATTGGAAGATTCCAAACTCAAAAACCAAACCTTTCCGTGATTGGCTACGCTGGGGGCACGGCACTGTTGATATCGTTAAAGCAATTGAAGAATCTGTGGATACCTTCTTCTACCAAATCGCCTTTGATATGGGCATTGACCGCCTATCACGCTGGATGATGATGTTTGGTTTTGGTGACTACACGGGTATCGATATCCATGAAGAGAGTAAAGCCAACATGCCTACGCGTGATTGGAAAATGGCTCGTCATCGTGTGCCTTGGTATCAAGGGGATACCATCCCTGTCGGTATTGGACAAGGCTACTGGACAGCAACACCCATGCAGATAGCGAAAGCAACATCGGTATTGGTACATGAAGGTGAAGTCATTGCTCCGCACCTGTTGCGTGCCACCATTGAAAATGGACAACCACTTGAGACACAATCGCTGTCTGATATCGAAACTTATCCACCAATTACAGGTGTAAAGCAGCGATTCTGGGACATAGGTAAAGAAGGCATGAAGCTGGTAAACCACGGTCGTAAAGGGACGGCTCGTCGCTCTTTCCAAGGTATGTCTTACCTGACCGCCGGTAAATCCGGTACTGCGCAAGTCTTCGGATTGAAAGAAGATGAAGAGTACAATGCTGATGAAATCGCAGAACACCTACGTGACCACGCGCTCTTTACTGGCTTTGCACCGTTGGATGACCCTAAAGCAATCGTGACCATCGTACTCGAGAACGCAGGCGGTGGCTCATCAAACGGTGGTCCTGTTGTGAGACGAATCTTCGACCATATTGTTCTGGGCGATGAATATAAGAGTAAGGCAACACAATAA
- the rlmH gene encoding 23S rRNA (pseudouridine(1915)-N(3))-methyltransferase RlmH: MKIQLIAVGTKMPKWVEEGFQEYKRRFPHDMPLELVEIPAGKRGKNADIARILQKEGEAMLAAVPKGSRIVTLDIPGRKWDTPQLAEQLESWKLDGRDVSILIGGPEGLAPACKAAADQSWSLSALTLPHPLVRVIMAESLYRAWSITANHPYHRE, from the coding sequence GTGAAGATCCAATTAATTGCCGTTGGCACCAAAATGCCAAAATGGGTTGAGGAAGGCTTTCAAGAATATAAGCGTCGCTTCCCACACGATATGCCACTGGAATTGGTAGAAATTCCAGCGGGCAAACGCGGCAAAAATGCTGACATTGCACGCATTCTGCAAAAAGAGGGCGAAGCGATGCTAGCAGCGGTCCCAAAAGGCAGCCGTATTGTGACGCTCGATATCCCAGGCAGAAAATGGGATACACCACAACTAGCTGAACAACTAGAGAGCTGGAAACTGGATGGACGTGATGTTTCTATCCTGATTGGTGGCCCAGAAGGGCTTGCTCCAGCATGTAAAGCGGCGGCTGACCAAAGTTGGTCTCTGTCGGCTCTGACTCTACCGCACCCGCTTGTGCGAGTTATCATGGCAGAAAGCCTGTACCGAGCTTGGAGCATTACAGCTAATCATCCGTATCACCGAGAATAA
- the rsfS gene encoding ribosome silencing factor, with translation MLREELRDFLADKADDMKAESIITIDVEGKSSVTDYMIVCTGTSKRHVASIAEHVASEVKKVGLEPLGMDGEQEGEWVVLDMGTSMLHVMQAEQRELYQLEKLWG, from the coding sequence GTGTTACGTGAAGAACTAAGAGATTTTCTTGCAGATAAAGCCGACGACATGAAAGCAGAGTCGATCATCACCATCGACGTTGAAGGTAAATCCAGTGTGACAGACTACATGATCGTTTGTACTGGTACTTCAAAGCGCCACGTCGCTTCTATCGCGGAACATGTCGCAAGTGAAGTGAAAAAAGTCGGCCTCGAGCCGCTAGGTATGGATGGGGAACAAGAAGGCGAATGGGTTGTCCTAGATATGGGCACTAGCATGCTTCACGTGATGCAAGCTGAGCAACGCGAGCTATACCAACTAGAAAAGCTGTGGGGCTAA